One part of the Streptococcus sp. oral taxon 431 genome encodes these proteins:
- a CDS encoding S8 family peptidase: MKKSTVLSLTTAAVILAAYVPNEVVLADTPSSEDSLKISDKETVVGKQKENKEKLEDIHNAIETSKDTEEKKTTVIEEKEVVSKESVIDNKTSNEEKIKEDSNQSQEDKADSSASKDPESPKKEDKLVYIAEFKDKESGEKAIKELSNLKDTKVLYTYDTVFNGVAIETTPDNLDKIKLIEGISSVERSQKVQPMMNHARKEIGVEEAIDYLKSINVPFGKNFDGRGMVISNIDTGTDYRHKAMRIDDDAKGSMRFKKEDLKGTDKNFWLSDKIPHAFNYYNGGKITVEKADDGSDYFDPHGMHIAGILAGNDTEKDIKNFNGIDGIAPNAQIFSYKMYSDAGSGFAGDETMFHAIEDSIKHNVDVVSVSSGFTGTGLVGEKYWEAIRALRKAGIPMVVATGNYATSASSSSWDLVANNNLKMTDTGNVTRTAAHEDAIAVASAKNQTVEFDKVNIGGESFKYRNIGAFFDKNKIITNEDGSKAPSKLKFVYIGKGQDQDLIGLNLKGKIAVMDRIYTKDLKNAFKRATDKGARGIMVVNTVNYYNRDNWTELPAMGYEADEGTKSQVFSISGDDGVKLWNMINPDKKTEVKRNSKEDFKDKLEQYYPIDMASYNSNKPNVGDEKEIDFKFAPDTDKELYKEDVIVPAGSTSWGPRTDLLLKPDVSAPGKNIKSTLNVINGKSTYGYMSGTSMATPIVAASTVLIRPKLKEMLERPALKNLKGDDKIDLTSLTKIALQNTARPMMDATSWKEKSQYFASPRQQGAGLINVANALRNEVVATFKNTDSKGLVNSYGSISLKEIKGDKKYFTIKLHNTSNRPLTFKVSASAVTTDALTDRLKLDETYKDEKSPDGKQIVPEIHPEKVKDANITFEHDTFTIGPNSSFDLNAVINVGEAKNKNKFVESFIHFESVEEMEALNSNGKKTNFQPSLSMPLMGFAGDWNKEPILDKWAWEEGSKSKTMEGYDDDGKPKIPGTLNKGIGGEHGIDKFNPAGVIQNRKDKNTTSLDQNPELFAFNNEGINAPSSSGSNIAKIYPLDSNGNPQDAQLERGLTPSPLVLRSAEEGMISIVNTNKEGDNQRDLKVISREHFVKGILNSKRNDAKGIKSSKLKVWGDLKWDGLIYNPRGKEENAPESKDTKDPATRIRGQFEPIAEGQYFYKFKYRLTKDYPWQVSYIPVKIDNTAPKIVSVDFSNPEKIKLITKDTYHKVKDQYKNETLFARDQKEHPEKFDEIANEVWYAGAALVNEDGEVEKNLEVTYAGEGQGRNRKLDKDGNTIYEINGAGDLRGKIIEVIALDGSSNFTKIHRIRFADHADEKGMISYYLVDPDQDSSKYQKLGEIAESKFKNLENRKEDSLKKDTTEEENHQENEESNEEKSSFTIHKTISTIRDFESKDLKKLIKKKFREVDDFTSETGKRTEEYDYKYDDKGNIIAYDDGSALQYETEKLDEIKSKIYGVLSPSKDGHFEILGKFSNVSKNAKVYYGNSYKSIEIKTTKYDSHSKMMTFDLYANINDIVDGLAFAGDMRFFVKDGDKIKAETKIRMPEKNKETKTEYPYASSYGNVIELGEGDLSKNKPNNLTEMESGKIYSDSEKQQYLLKDNIILRKGYALKVTTYNPGKTDMLEGNGVYSKEDIAKIQKANPNLRVLSEKIIYADSRNVEDGRSTQSVLMSALDGFNIVKYQVFTFKMNDKGEAIDKDGNLVTDSSKLVLFGKDGKEYTGEDKSNVEAIKEDGSTLFIDAKPVNLSMDKNYFNPSKSNKIYVRNPEFYLRGKISDKGGFNWELRVNESVVDNYLIYGDLHIDNTRDFNIKLNVKDGDIMDWGMKDYKANGFPDKVTDMDGNVYLQTGYSDLNAKAVGVHYQFLYDNVKPEVNIDPKGNTSIEYADGKSVVFNINDKRNNGFDGEIQNKHIYVNGKEYKSFDDIKQITDKTLNIKIVVKDFARNTTVKEFILNKDTGEVSELKPHTVTVTIQNGKEMSSKIVSEEDFILPVYKGELEKGYQFDGWEISGFEGKKDAGYVINVSKDTLIKPVFKKIEEKKEEENKPTFDESKKKDKVQVNHNQLDKSHRKEDLQRENHSHKSDSTEGVKATVPVQVNYSQLDESQRSDSTKDVTAPVPDKNDKNFENKKEVYLNEPENIANKHTNIDSKSTTNNTDRLPKTGTVSEVFTSLVAGIMFTLGAFLGLKKKDQD; encoded by the coding sequence ATGAAAAAAAGTACAGTATTGTCATTAACCACAGCTGCAGTTATTTTAGCAGCATATGTCCCTAATGAGGTAGTTTTAGCAGATACACCTAGTTCTGAAGATTCTTTAAAAATATCTGATAAAGAAACAGTAGTAGGTAAACAAAAAGAAAACAAAGAAAAACTTGAAGATATTCATAATGCTATAGAAACTTCAAAGGATACTGAAGAGAAGAAAACAACGGTTATTGAGGAAAAAGAAGTTGTTAGTAAAGAATCTGTGATAGATAACAAAACTAGCAATGAAGAAAAAATCAAAGAAGATTCCAATCAATCCCAAGAAGATAAAGCGGACTCGTCTGCAAGTAAAGACCCAGAAAGTCCCAAAAAAGAGGATAAACTTGTCTATATTGCTGAATTTAAAGATAAAGAATCTGGAGAAAAAGCAATCAAGGAATTATCCAATCTTAAGGATACAAAAGTTTTATATACTTATGATACGGTTTTTAATGGTGTTGCAATAGAAACAACTCCAGATAATCTGGACAAAATTAAACTAATAGAGGGTATCTCATCGGTTGAACGATCACAAAAAGTCCAGCCAATGATGAATCATGCTAGAAAGGAAATTGGAGTTGAAGAGGCAATTGATTACCTAAAGTCTATCAATGTTCCATTTGGTAAAAATTTTGATGGTAGAGGTATGGTCATTTCAAATATCGATACCGGGACAGATTATAGGCATAAGGCCATGAGGATTGATGATGATGCTAAAGGCTCAATGAGATTCAAAAAAGAAGACTTAAAAGGTACTGATAAAAATTTCTGGTTGAGTGATAAAATCCCTCATGCTTTCAATTATTATAATGGTGGTAAAATTACTGTAGAAAAAGCTGACGATGGAAGCGATTATTTTGATCCACATGGAATGCATATTGCAGGGATTCTTGCGGGAAATGATACTGAAAAAGATATTAAAAACTTTAACGGAATAGATGGAATTGCTCCTAATGCACAAATTTTCTCTTATAAAATGTACTCTGACGCAGGATCTGGCTTCGCAGGAGATGAAACAATGTTTCATGCTATTGAAGATTCGATCAAACACAATGTCGATGTTGTTTCGGTATCATCTGGCTTTACAGGAACAGGTCTTGTAGGTGAGAAATATTGGGAAGCTATTAGAGCGTTAAGAAAAGCAGGCATTCCAATGGTTGTAGCTACGGGTAACTATGCGACTTCTGCTTCAAGTTCTTCTTGGGATTTAGTGGCAAATAATAATCTGAAAATGACCGACACTGGAAATGTAACACGAACTGCAGCACATGAAGATGCGATAGCAGTTGCTTCTGCTAAAAATCAAACAGTTGAGTTTGATAAAGTTAACATAGGTGGAGAAAGTTTTAAATATAGAAATATAGGGGCCTTTTTCGATAAGAATAAAATCATAACAAACGAAGATGGTTCAAAAGCTCCTAGTAAATTGAAATTTGTATATATAGGCAAAGGTCAAGACCAAGATTTGATAGGATTGAATCTTAAGGGCAAAATTGCAGTAATGGATAGAATTTATACAAAGGATTTAAAAAATGCTTTTAAACGAGCAACGGATAAGGGCGCACGTGGCATTATGGTTGTAAATACTGTCAATTACTACAATAGAGATAATTGGACAGAGCTTCCAGCCATGGGATATGAAGCAGATGAAGGGACTAAAAGTCAAGTATTTTCAATTTCAGGAGATGATGGTGTAAAGCTATGGAACATGATTAATCCTGATAAAAAAACTGAGGTTAAAAGAAATAGTAAGGAAGATTTCAAAGATAAATTGGAGCAATACTATCCAATTGATATGGCCAGCTATAATTCTAATAAACCGAATGTAGGTGACGAAAAAGAGATTGACTTTAAGTTTGCACCTGACACAGACAAAGAATTGTATAAAGAAGATGTCATCGTTCCAGCAGGATCCACATCTTGGGGACCGAGAACAGATTTACTTTTAAAGCCTGATGTCTCAGCACCAGGTAAAAATATTAAATCCACTCTCAATGTCATTAATGGGAAATCAACTTATGGTTATATGTCAGGGACTAGTATGGCAACTCCAATCGTGGCAGCTTCTACTGTTTTGATTAGACCAAAGTTAAAGGAAATGCTTGAAAGACCTGCCTTGAAAAATCTTAAGGGAGATGACAAAATAGACCTTACAAGTCTTACAAAAATAGCCCTACAAAATACTGCACGGCCTATGATGGATGCGACTTCTTGGAAAGAAAAAAGTCAATACTTTGCATCACCTAGACAACAGGGAGCAGGGCTAATTAATGTTGCCAATGCTTTGAGAAATGAAGTTGTAGCGACTTTCAAAAACACAGATTCTAAAGGTTTGGTAAACTCTTATGGTTCTATTTCTCTTAAAGAAATAAAAGGAGATAAAAAATACTTTACAATTAAGCTTCACAATACATCAAACAGACCTTTAACCTTTAAAGTTTCAGCCTCAGCGGTAACTACAGATGCTCTAACTGATAGACTAAAACTGGATGAAACATACAAAGATGAAAAATCTCCAGATGGTAAGCAAATTGTTCCAGAAATTCACCCAGAGAAAGTAAAAGATGCAAATATTACATTTGAGCATGACACTTTCACTATAGGCCCAAATTCTAGCTTTGATTTAAATGCGGTTATAAACGTTGGAGAGGCTAAAAATAAAAATAAATTTGTAGAATCATTTATTCATTTTGAGTCAGTGGAAGAAATGGAAGCTCTAAACTCCAATGGGAAGAAAACAAATTTCCAACCTTCTTTATCGATGCCTCTAATGGGATTTGCTGGGGATTGGAACAAGGAACCAATCCTTGATAAATGGGCCTGGGAAGAGGGTTCAAAATCAAAAACAATGGAAGGTTATGATGATGATGGTAAACCAAAAATTCCAGGAACCTTAAATAAGGGAATTGGTGGAGAACATGGTATAGATAAATTTAATCCAGCAGGAGTTATACAAAATAGAAAAGATAAAAATACAACATCCCTAGATCAAAATCCAGAATTATTTGCTTTCAATAACGAAGGGATCAACGCACCATCATCAAGTGGTTCTAATATTGCTAAAATTTATCCTTTAGATTCAAATGGAAATCCTCAAGATGCTCAACTTGAGAGAGGATTAACACCTTCTCCACTTGTATTAAGAAGTGCAGAAGAAGGAATGATTTCAATAGTAAATACAAATAAAGAGGGAGACAATCAAAGAGACTTAAAAGTCATTTCGAGAGAACACTTTGTTAAAGGAATTTTAAACTCTAAAAGAAATGATGCAAAGGGAATCAAATCTTCTAAGCTAAAAGTTTGGGGCGACTTGAAATGGGATGGACTCATCTATAATCCTAGAGGGAAAGAAGAAAATGCACCAGAAAGCAAGGATACCAAAGATCCAGCTACTAGGATAAGAGGTCAATTTGAACCGATTGCGGAAGGTCAATATTTCTATAAATTTAAATATAGATTAACCAAGGATTACCCATGGCAGGTTTCCTATATTCCTGTAAAAATTGATAACACAGCTCCTAAGATTGTTTCGGTTGATTTTTCAAATCCTGAAAAAATTAAGCTGATTACAAAGGATACTTATCACAAGGTAAAAGATCAATACAAGAATGAAACTCTATTTGCGAGAGATCAAAAAGAACATCCTGAAAAATTTGACGAGATTGCAAACGAAGTTTGGTATGCTGGCGCCGCTCTTGTTAATGAAGATGGAGAGGTTGAGAAAAATCTTGAAGTAACTTACGCAGGTGAGGGTCAAGGAAGAAATAGGAAACTTGACAAAGACGGAAATACCATTTATGAAATTAATGGTGCAGGAGATTTAAGAGGAAAAATCATTGAAGTCATTGCATTAGATGGCTCTAGCAATTTCACAAAGATTCATAGAATTAGATTTGCTGATCATGCTGATGAAAAGGGGATGATTTCCTATTATCTAGTAGATCCTGATCAGGATTCATCTAAATACCAAAAACTTGGAGAGATTGCCGAATCTAAATTTAAAAATTTAGAAAATAGAAAAGAGGATAGTCTTAAAAAAGATACAACTGAGGAAGAAAATCATCAAGAAAATGAAGAGTCTAACGAAGAAAAATCTAGTTTTACTATTCATAAAACTATTTCAACAATTAGAGATTTTGAAAGCAAAGACTTAAAGAAACTCATTAAAAAGAAATTTAGAGAAGTTGATGACTTTACAAGTGAAACTGGTAAGAGAACAGAGGAATACGATTATAAATACGATGATAAGGGAAATATCATTGCTTATGACGATGGTAGCGCCTTACAATATGAAACTGAAAAACTTGACGAAATCAAATCAAAAATTTATGGTGTTCTAAGCCCGTCTAAAGATGGACACTTTGAAATTCTTGGAAAGTTCAGTAATGTTTCTAAAAATGCCAAGGTATATTATGGAAATAGCTATAAATCTATAGAAATCAAAACGACCAAGTATGATTCCCACTCAAAAATGATGACATTTGATTTATACGCTAATATTAATGATATTGTGGATGGATTAGCTTTTGCAGGAGATATGAGATTCTTTGTTAAAGATGGTGATAAGATAAAAGCTGAAACGAAGATTAGAATGCCTGAAAAAAATAAGGAAACTAAAACAGAATATCCCTATGCATCAAGTTATGGGAATGTAATAGAATTAGGAGAAGGTGATCTTTCAAAGAACAAACCAAATAATTTAACGGAAATGGAATCTGGTAAAATCTATTCTGATTCAGAAAAACAACAATATCTATTAAAAGATAACATCATTCTAAGAAAAGGCTATGCACTAAAAGTGACTACCTATAATCCTGGAAAAACGGATATGTTAGAAGGAAATGGAGTCTATAGCAAGGAAGATATAGCAAAAATACAAAAGGCCAATCCTAATCTAAGAGTCCTATCAGAAAAAATAATTTATGCTGATAGTAGAAATGTTGAAGATGGAAGAAGTACTCAATCCGTATTAATGTCGGCTTTGGACGGCTTTAACATTGTAAAATATCAAGTGTTTACCTTTAAAATGAACGATAAAGGGGAAGCTATTGATAAAGATGGAAATCTTGTAACAGATTCTTCTAAACTGGTATTATTTGGTAAGGATGGTAAAGAGTACACTGGAGAGGATAAGTCCAATGTAGAAGCCATAAAAGAAGATGGCTCTACGTTATTTATTGATGCAAAACCAGTAAATCTTTCAATGGACAAGAACTACTTTAATCCATCTAAATCTAATAAAATTTATGTACGAAATCCAGAATTTTATTTAAGAGGTAAGATTTCTGATAAGGGTGGTTTTAACTGGGAGTTGAGAGTTAATGAATCTGTTGTAGATAATTATTTAATCTACGGAGATTTACACATTGATAACACTAGAGATTTTAATATTAAGCTTAATGTTAAAGACGGTGACATCATGGACTGGGGAATGAAAGACTATAAAGCAAACGGATTTCCAGATAAGGTAACAGATATGGATGGAAATGTTTATCTTCAAACTGGCTATAGCGATTTGAATGCGAAAGCGGTTGGAGTACACTATCAATTTTTATATGATAATGTTAAACCAGAAGTAAACATTGATCCTAAGGGAAATACTAGTATCGAATATGCTGACGGAAAATCTGTAGTCTTTAATATCAATGATAAAAGAAATAATGGATTTGATGGTGAGATTCAAAACAAACATATTTATGTAAATGGAAAAGAATACAAATCATTTGATGATATTAAACAAATAACAGACAAGACACTAAACATTAAGATTGTTGTAAAAGATTTCGCAAGAAATACGACCGTAAAAGAATTCATTTTAAACAAAGATACGGGAGAGGTAAGCGAATTAAAACCTCATACGGTGACTGTGACCATTCAAAATGGAAAAGAAATGAGTTCTAAGATAGTGTCGGAAGAAGATTTCATTTTACCTGTCTATAAGGGTGAATTAGAAAAAGGATATCAATTTGATGGCTGGGAAATTTCTGGTTTCGAAGGAAAAAAAGACGCTGGCTATGTTATTAATGTATCAAAAGATACCCTTATAAAACCTGTATTCAAGAAAATAGAGGAGAAAAAGGAGGAGGAAAATAAACCTACTTTTGATGAATCGAAAAAGAAAGATAAGGTGCAAGTTAATCATAATCAATTAGATAAAAGTCACAGAAAAGAGGATTTACAAAGAGAAAATCATTCACACAAATCTGATTCAACTGAAGGTGTCAAAGCTACAGTTCCTGTACAAGTAAATTATAGTCAATTAGATGAAAGTCAAAGATCTGATTCAACTAAGGATGTTACAGCTCCAGTTCCTGATAAAAATGATAAAAACTTTGAAAATAAGAAAGAAGTTTATCTTAATGAACCAGAGAACATAGCTAATAAACATACTAATATTGATAGTAAGTCAACTACTAATAATACTGATAGATTACCAAAAACCGGAACAGTTAGCGAAGTCTTCACGTCATTGGTTGCCGGAATAATGTTTACCTTAGGTGCATTTCTTGGATTAAAGAAAAAAGATCAAGATTAA
- the ald gene encoding alanine dehydrogenase — protein sequence MLIGIPKEIKNNENRVALTPAGVQSLVGRGHRVLIETNAGLGSGFADADYEKQGAEIVATAAEAWSAELVVKVKEPLASEYQFLREDLLLFTYLHMAAAPELADAMLAAKATGVAYETVRDTQGQLPLLVPMSEVAGRMAVQIGAHFLTKQAGGSGVLLGGVPGVPKGKVSIIGGGVVGTHAARIALGLGAQVTILDISAKRLSVLEDVFGHQIQTLMSNPFNIEASVREADVVIGAVLIPGAKAPKLVTDEMVQQMRPGSVIVDVAVDQGGVIATADRVTTHDEPVYEKHGVLHYAVANIPGAVARTSTIALTNVTLPYIEALAGKGFKKAILEDAGLLEGVTTYQGYLTSQPVAEGLERDFTSISKLV from the coding sequence ATGTTAATTGGAATTCCAAAGGAAATTAAAAATAATGAAAATCGTGTTGCTTTGACACCTGCTGGTGTACAGAGTCTTGTTGGTCGTGGTCACCGAGTCCTCATCGAAACAAATGCTGGACTTGGTTCTGGTTTTGCTGATGCTGACTATGAAAAGCAAGGAGCTGAAATTGTCGCTACTGCTGCTGAAGCCTGGTCAGCAGAATTAGTTGTTAAAGTGAAGGAACCCCTTGCTAGTGAGTACCAGTTCTTGCGTGAGGATTTACTTCTTTTCACCTACTTACACATGGCGGCTGCTCCAGAATTGGCAGATGCAATGCTTGCAGCTAAAGCAACGGGTGTTGCTTATGAGACAGTCCGTGATACTCAAGGACAACTTCCGCTTCTCGTTCCAATGAGTGAGGTAGCTGGTCGTATGGCAGTCCAAATCGGTGCTCATTTCTTGACTAAACAAGCTGGTGGTTCAGGAGTTCTACTCGGTGGTGTCCCTGGTGTTCCAAAAGGAAAAGTATCCATCATCGGTGGTGGTGTTGTTGGTACACACGCAGCCCGCATTGCGCTAGGTTTGGGAGCTCAAGTAACCATTCTTGATATCAGCGCTAAACGCCTCTCTGTCCTAGAAGATGTCTTTGGTCACCAAATCCAAACTTTGATGTCTAACCCATTTAATATTGAAGCAAGTGTGCGTGAAGCAGACGTTGTTATCGGTGCAGTTTTGATTCCTGGTGCCAAAGCTCCAAAATTGGTGACAGATGAAATGGTACAACAAATGCGTCCTGGTTCTGTCATTGTTGACGTTGCTGTTGACCAAGGTGGTGTTATAGCGACAGCTGACCGTGTGACAACTCACGATGAACCAGTCTATGAAAAACACGGTGTTCTTCACTATGCCGTTGCTAACATTCCTGGAGCAGTTGCTCGCACTTCTACTATCGCCCTTACAAATGTGACTCTCCCATATATCGAAGCCTTGGCAGGAAAAGGATTTAAGAAAGCTATCCTAGAAGACGCAGGCTTGCTTGAAGGTGTGACAACCTATCAAGGATACCTCACCAGCCAACCAGTTGCAGAAGGCTTGGAACGTGACTTCACTTCAATCAGTAAACTTGTCTAA
- a CDS encoding YozE family protein produces MRKSFYTWLMTERNPKSNSPKAILADLAFEEPAFPKHTDDFDQVSRFLEEHASFSFNMGDFDRIWQEYLEH; encoded by the coding sequence ATGAGAAAATCATTTTATACTTGGCTCATGACAGAACGAAATCCTAAAAGTAATAGTCCTAAAGCTATTTTAGCGGATCTGGCTTTTGAGGAGCCCGCCTTTCCGAAACATACAGATGATTTTGATCAAGTCAGTCGTTTTTTAGAGGAACATGCTAGCTTTTCCTTTAATATGGGAGACTTCGATCGTATCTGGCAGGAATATTTAGAACATTAA
- a CDS encoding GNAT family N-acetyltransferase, with translation MESLFIKLAKHPIIETERLVLRPVTLDDAEAMFEYASDKETTRYTFPTNQSLEETKNNIAQFYLANPLGRWGIELKNSGEFIGTIDLHKIDTVLKKAAIGYIIHQKYWNQGLTTEANRAVIKLAFEEIGMNKLTALYDKDNPASGKVMEKSGMRFSHEEPYARMDQHEKGRIVTRVHYILTKEDYFSNK, from the coding sequence ATGGAATCACTATTTATCAAACTAGCGAAGCATCCCATTATCGAAACAGAGCGCTTAGTACTTAGGCCTGTAACACTTGACGATGCAGAAGCTATGTTCGAGTATGCTTCAGATAAAGAAACTACGCGCTATACTTTTCCAACCAATCAAAGTTTAGAGGAAACTAAGAATAATATTGCTCAGTTTTATCTAGCCAATCCCTTGGGCCGATGGGGTATTGAACTAAAAAATAGTGGAGAGTTTATCGGAACTATTGACTTGCACAAGATCGATACTGTTCTTAAGAAGGCAGCCATTGGTTATATTATCCATCAAAAATATTGGAATCAAGGTTTGACAACTGAAGCCAATCGTGCCGTCATTAAACTGGCCTTTGAAGAAATTGGAATGAATAAGTTGACAGCCCTTTACGATAAGGATAATCCTGCTTCAGGAAAGGTCATGGAGAAATCAGGCATGCGCTTCTCTCACGAAGAACCTTATGCTCGTATGGACCAGCATGAAAAAGGTCGTATCGTGACAAGAGTGCATTATATCTTGACCAAGGAAGATTATTTTTCAAATAAGTAA
- a CDS encoding helix-hairpin-helix domain-containing protein, giving the protein MEELIEKIKEYKIIVICAGLGLVLGGFFLLKPVAQTPAKESNLQSEVIAVPKDSTDEKEDGNQKEEVVEQDLITVDVKGAVKTPGIYDLPVGSRINDAVQKAGGLTDNADSKSINLAQKISDEALVYVPTKEEATSQATQSNASNSKENKKVNLNKASLEELKQVKGLGAKRAQDIIDHRDSNGKFKSVDELKKVSGIGAKTIEKLKEYVTVD; this is encoded by the coding sequence ATGGAAGAACTTATTGAGAAAATCAAAGAATATAAAATCATTGTTATCTGTGCTGGTTTGGGTTTGGTCTTGGGTGGATTTTTCCTCCTAAAACCAGTCGCTCAAACACCTGCTAAGGAAAGTAATTTGCAGTCTGAAGTTATAGCTGTTCCAAAGGATTCGACGGATGAAAAGGAAGATGGAAATCAGAAGGAAGAAGTGGTGGAGCAAGATCTGATTACTGTCGATGTCAAAGGGGCTGTCAAAACACCAGGGATTTATGATTTGCCAGTTGGAAGTCGTATCAATGATGCTGTTCAAAAAGCTGGTGGACTGACAGATAATGCAGACAGTAAATCTATCAATCTTGCTCAGAAAATTAGTGACGAAGCACTTGTCTATGTTCCAACTAAGGAAGAAGCTACCAGTCAAGCAACACAATCAAATGCTTCTAACAGCAAGGAAAATAAGAAAGTCAATCTCAATAAAGCCAGTTTAGAGGAACTGAAACAAGTCAAAGGCTTAGGTGCTAAACGTGCTCAAGATATTATTGACCATCGTGATTCCAACGGTAAGTTTAAGTCAGTTGATGAGCTCAAAAAGGTTTCTGGTATTGGTGCAAAAACGATAGAAAAGTTAAAAGAGTATGTTACAGTGGATTAG
- a CDS encoding PhoH family protein — MKEHSIDIQLSHPDDLFHLFGSNERHLRLMEDELDVIIHARTEIVQVLGAENACEEARQVIQALVVLVNRGMTVGTPDVVTAITMVKNNEIDKFVALYEEEIIKDNTGKPIRVKTLGQKLYVDSVKQHDVTFGIGPAGTGKTFLAVTLAVTALKRGQVKRIILTRPAVEAGESLGFLPGDLKEKVDPYLRPVYDALYQILGKDQTTRLMEREIIEIAPLAYMRGRTLDDAFVILDEAQNTTIMQMKMFLTRLGFNSKMIVNGDISQIDLPRNVKSGLIDAQEKLKNIHQIDFVHFSAKDVVRHPVVAQIIRAYEPRPVKAEENEEERE, encoded by the coding sequence TTGAAGGAACATTCAATAGATATTCAACTGAGTCATCCAGATGACCTATTTCATCTTTTTGGGTCCAATGAGCGCCACCTTAGATTGATGGAGGATGAATTAGATGTCATCATCCATGCCCGTACAGAGATTGTACAAGTCTTGGGAGCAGAGAATGCTTGTGAGGAAGCCCGTCAAGTTATCCAAGCCTTAGTGGTCTTGGTTAATCGTGGAATGACTGTTGGAACTCCAGATGTGGTGACAGCCATTACCATGGTTAAGAATAATGAAATCGATAAGTTTGTCGCCCTCTATGAAGAAGAGATTATCAAGGATAATACAGGTAAGCCCATCCGTGTTAAAACCTTGGGTCAAAAGCTTTATGTGGATAGTGTCAAGCAACACGATGTGACCTTTGGGATTGGGCCAGCAGGAACAGGTAAGACCTTCTTAGCAGTGACTTTGGCCGTAACAGCTCTCAAGCGTGGACAAGTCAAGCGAATCATTTTGACACGTCCAGCAGTGGAAGCGGGAGAGAGCCTTGGATTTCTTCCAGGTGATCTCAAGGAAAAGGTAGATCCTTACCTTCGTCCTGTTTATGATGCCTTGTACCAGATTCTCGGAAAAGACCAAACAACTCGTCTCATGGAACGTGAAATCATTGAAATCGCTCCACTTGCCTATATGCGTGGACGTACATTGGATGATGCCTTTGTTATATTGGATGAAGCGCAAAATACAACCATCATGCAGATGAAGATGTTTTTGACTCGTTTAGGCTTTAATTCTAAGATGATTGTCAATGGAGATATCAGTCAGATTGACCTGCCACGTAATGTCAAGTCCGGTTTGATTGATGCTCAAGAAAAACTCAAGAACATCCATCAGATTGACTTTGTTCATTTCTCAGCCAAGGATGTGGTTCGCCACCCAGTTGTCGCTCAAATTATCAGAGCCTATGAACCTCGACCTGTCAAAGCTGAAGAAAACGAAGAAGAAAGAGAATAA